The following are encoded together in the Hypanus sabinus isolate sHypSab1 chromosome X2 unlocalized genomic scaffold, sHypSab1.hap1 SUPER_X2_unloc_8, whole genome shotgun sequence genome:
- the LOC132385972 gene encoding zinc finger protein 420-like, translating into MPFTSSDCGKGFTQSSQLKEHQRVYTGEKPFTCSECGKGFAQSSELKVHQRVHTSERPFTCSDSGKGFAHSSNLQRHQRVHTGERPFTCSACGKGFAQTAQLKLHQRVHTGERPFTCSDCGKGFAQSSELKVHQRAHTGERPFSCSECGKGFIRSSQLFRHQQIHTGEKPFICSEQKPFTCSECGKGFTQSSQLKEHQRVHTGEKPFVCSECGKGFTRSSRLKVHQRLHTGDWPFICSECGKGFTRSSRLKVHQRVHTGERPFTCSEYGKGFTQSSQLKEHQRVHTGEKPFVCSECWKGFTRSSQLKLHQRVHTGERPFICSECGKGFARSSSLKVHQRVHTGERPFTCSECGRGFTQSSQLKLHQRVHTGERPFICSECGKGFSRSSQLSRHQQIQNGEKPF; encoded by the exons atgCCGTTTACaagctcagactgtgggaagggattcacccagtcatctcaactgaaggagcATCAGCGAGTctacactggggagaagccgttcacttgctctgaatgtgggaagggatttgctcagtcatctgaactgaaggtacatcagcgagttcacaccagtgagaggccgttcacctgctcagacagtgggaaaggATTCGCTCACTCGTCcaacctgcagagacaccagcgagttcacactggggagaggccattcacatgctctgcatgtgggaaaggattcgccCAGACAGCtcaactgaagttacatcagcgagtccacactggggagaggccgttcacttgctctgactgtgggaagggatttgctcagtcatctgaactgaaggtacatcagcgagctcacactggggagaggccgttcagctgctcagaatgtgggaaaggattcattcgTTCATCTCAACTCTTCagacaccagcaaattcacactggggagaaaccattcatctgctcagaac AGAAACCATTCACAtgttctgaatgtgggaaaggattcacccagtcatctcaactgaaggagcatcagcgagtccacactggggagaagcccttcgtctgctcagaatgtgggaaaggattcactcggtcatctagactgaaggtgcatcagcgacttcacactggggattggccattcatctgctctgaatgtgggaagggattcactcggtcatctagactgaaggtgcatcagcgagttcacactggggagagaccattcacatgctctgaatatgggaaaggattcacccagtcatctcaactgaaggagcatcagcgagtccacactggggagaagcccttCGTCTGCTCTGAATGttggaaaggattcactcggtcatctcaactgaagttacatcaacgagttcacactggggagaggccattcatctgctctgaatgtgggaaaggatttgctCGGTCATCTAGTCTGAAggtgcatcagcgagttcacactggggagagaccattcacatgctctgaatgtgggaggggattcactcagtcatctcaactgaagttacatcagcgagttcacactggggagaggccattcatctgctctgaatgtgggaaaggattcagtcgtTCATCTCAGCTCTCGAGACATCAGCAAATTCAGAATGGGGAGAAACCATTCTGA